The sequence below is a genomic window from Cryobacterium arcticum.
GTCGGCGCCGCCACCCTCGCCGTGCCCTACGACGACAGGGCCTCCGGTGACGCCGTTGTCGGCACCGGGCCGTTCCTACTCGGCAACTACACCAAAGACGTGGAGACCGTGCTCGAGCGCCGCGACGGCTACGCGTGGAGTCCTGCCTCCCGCGGGCTCGACGGTGAGGCCTACCTCGACAGCGTCACCTTCCAGGTGGTGCCGGAACCCGCCGTGCGTACCGGCAGCCTCACCTCCGGGCAGGTCGATGTGATCGGCGGCGTGCAGCCGGTCGATGTGGACACCCTCACCGCGAGCAGCTTTCCCTTGGTCAGCCGCGGCAATCCCGGCGTCAGCTTCGGCGAGTACTTCAACCTGTCCCGGCCGATCGTCTCCGACATCGCCGTGCGCGAGGCCATCGCCCGAGCCACCAACGCCGCCGAGATCCGCGACACCTCGCTGAACGACGAGTTCAACGTGGGCACCAGCATCCTCGCTGCCACCACGCCCGGGTACGCCGACGAATCGTCGTACTTCGAGTTCGACCCCGACGAATCAGCCAAGTTGCTCGACGGTGCCGGCTGGGAACTCGGTGCCGATGGCATCCGGGAAAAGGATGGCACCCGACTCTCCCTGGTGGTGAACTGGATCACCAACTTCGGACCGAACCAGACCTCGCTCGAGCTGCTGCAACAGCAGCTCAAGGACGTGGGCATCAAGCTCACCCTGCAGGGCGGTGACGTACCGTCATTCCTCGAGAAGCAGACCAGCGGGGACTTCGACATCTCCTGGCAGAACCTCTCCCGCGCCGACGGCGACGTGCTGCGCACCACCTTCTCCAGCGCGGCGGCCAACACCCTGCGTGTCGACGACCCCACCCTTGAGGCTCTGCTGCAGGAGCAGCTGGCTACCGGCGATCAGTCCGCGCGCGCCACCGTGCTCGCCGATGCGCAGGAGCGGATCGCCTCGCAGTACTACCAGATCCCGGTGCACGAGCTCACCTCGATCCTGGGCACCCAGCCCACGGTGAACGGTGTGACGCTGGGCGCGGACTCCCGCCTCGAGCAGCTCACTGGAGCCTGGAAGAGCGCCAGCTAGCACCCCGCCCCTAGCAAGAGCGGCCGTGTGGTGGCCTCGGCCCAGCCGAGGCAGCCATACGGCCGCTTTTGCGTTGCCATTCTCGCCATCACGAACGGAGAGTCCATGACGACGGATACCCACACCCGCAACCAACGACGGCGGCGGCTCGCCCTGCTGTGCTGCCTCGGCGCCGGCTTCGGCACCCTGGTGGATGCCTCCGTGATCACGTACACGGTGCCCTACCTGGGCTCAGAGCTGCAGGCCGAGACCAACGGGGTGCAGTGGTTCCTGGCCGCGTACTCGCTGAGCTTCGGGCTGGGGCTCGTGCCCGGCGGACGGCTCGGCGACGCCTACGGGCGCCGGGGCCTGTTCCTGCTGGGCTTGGCCGTGTTCGTGCTCGGCGCCGTCGCCTCAGGCTTCGCACCGACGATCTGGATCGCCGTCGCCGGCCAGCTGGTGCAGGGCGTCGGCGCGGGCCTGATCAGCGCCCAGGTTCTCGGCATCATCCAGGACGAGTTCGCCGGGACCGGCCGGGTACGGGCCCTGGCGCTGTACTCGATGGCCGGGGCCGCCGCGGCGATCCTCGGGCCAGTGGCCAGCGGAATCGTGCTGACCGCACTGCCGGACGCTCTGGCCTGGAGGGCCGTCGTGCTGCTGAGCGTTCCACCGGTTCTGGTCACCGTCATCCTGGCGGTGTTCCTGCGGCCCGCGGAGCAGAGCAGGGCTCGCCGGCCCGACCTGGACCTGCCCGGCATCGCCCTGCTGGCGGCCATCGTGGTGCTCGTCACGCTGCCCGTGATC
It includes:
- a CDS encoding ABC transporter substrate-binding protein, translated to MTSKNWGRTALLGTAFALTIVLSACSASSTASDPAAGTDADPVVGGDLTFAIANDPISLNPSGTGAGNDTWYVTRQLVDSLLYQNPDTNELEPWLATSWEANADATVFTFTLRDDVTFSDGTPFTAADVKATFDDIIAAGPKSQAVSSFVGYQATTVIDEHTVEVSFSSPNAAFPNSTSSVPLGIVGAATLAVPYDDRASGDAVVGTGPFLLGNYTKDVETVLERRDGYAWSPASRGLDGEAYLDSVTFQVVPEPAVRTGSLTSGQVDVIGGVQPVDVDTLTASSFPLVSRGNPGVSFGEYFNLSRPIVSDIAVREAIARATNAAEIRDTSLNDEFNVGTSILAATTPGYADESSYFEFDPDESAKLLDGAGWELGADGIREKDGTRLSLVVNWITNFGPNQTSLELLQQQLKDVGIKLTLQGGDVPSFLEKQTSGDFDISWQNLSRADGDVLRTTFSSAAANTLRVDDPTLEALLQEQLATGDQSARATVLADAQERIASQYYQIPVHELTSILGTQPTVNGVTLGADSRLEQLTGAWKSAS